One genomic region from Magallana gigas chromosome 3, xbMagGiga1.1, whole genome shotgun sequence encodes:
- the LOC105345722 gene encoding sex peptide receptor-related protein 2, giving the protein MDQNTTLQPLGNWSTTTDNSSEEYLYYYYYDTVVLPYKVDIFKPWQNIVLGYVYFILSLLTIIINCLVFAVFIWKRIRTPTSVVLLALAVSNTIICATIIPSAYHLYIQGNYSRYLPYHWCVIRHVLYIAHQMTRTSSNWLVALLGIQRSIIVIFPFQAKRYCSMRNTCISIGAITLAAFIIFIFEAIIIDITPLEVLSEDGVSKLPESCLRDFAHWFKESSDDLGSSVITNYIVTGIFSRLLPCLILSVSTCVLTVKLLCKGKTITDGAQNSSFTDKKIHRATIMLFIILFLFLGSELQDCAAYFIYVHEIAVYSKRGRVLSEEEDKAWDTIGVVIWLLVYNINAWIFFFMSSQFREAFYKMYTPHLPLLKESNNTGITYLKSANSSPRSGNRSRVKTSRDVSPDSRQFLTS; this is encoded by the coding sequence ATGGACCAAAACACCACCCTGCAGCCTTTAGGGAATTGGTCTACCACCACCGACAATAGTTCGGAGGAATACTTGTACTACTATTACTACGACACCGTTGTATTGCCGTATAAAGTCGACATTTTCAAGCCATGGCAGAACATCGTATTAGGGTACGTCTATTTCATCCTATCTCTGCTTACTATCATCATCAACTGTCTAGTGTTTGCGGTGTTCATATGGAAGAGGATCCGGACCCCGACGTCTGTTGTTCTTCTGGCGTTGGCGGTCTCCAATACTATCATCTGTGCTACGATCATACCCTCTGCCTACCACCTGTACATCCAAGGGAACTACTCCCGGTATCTGCCGTACCACTGGTGTGTCATTCGACACGTACTTTACATTGCTCACCAAATGACGAGAACGTCCTCCAATTGGTTGGTGGCACTTTTGGGAATTCAACGAAGCATCATCGTCATCTTCCCTTTCCAAGCTAAAAGATACTGTTCTATGCGAAACACATGTATCAGTATTGGTGCCATAACGCTGGCtgcatttataattttcatttttgaagcCATTATTATAGACATAACCCCGCTTGAAGTTTTGTCGGAGGACGGGGTTTCCAAACTACCCGAGAGCTGTCTGCGAGACTTTGCACACTGGTTCAAGGAATCTTCAGACGACCTTGGATCTTCAGTGATTACCAACTATATCGTTACAGGTATATTCTCTCGGCTGTTACCGTGCCTCATTCTTTCTGTAAGTACTTGTGTACTAACCGTCAAACTTCTGTGTAAAGGCAAGACTATAACAGACGGAGCCCAGAATTCCTCCTTCACCGACAAGAAGATACATCGAGCCACCATCATGTTGTTTATAATTCTGTTCTTGTTTCTGGGATCTGAATTACAAGACTGTGCCGCATATTTCATTTACGTGCACGAGATAGCCGTCTACAGCAAGAGAGGGCGCGTTCTTTCTGAGGAAGAGGACAAAGCTTGGGATACCATTGGCGTGGTGATTTGGCTCCTGGTCTACAATATCAACGCTTGGATTTTCTTTTTCATGAGTAGCCAGTTTAGAGAGGCTTTTTACAAGATGTACACGCCTCATCTGCCTTTGCTAAAAGAAAGTAACAATACTGGTATTACGTATCTGAAAAGTGCCAATTCTTCGCCTCGATCTGGAAACCGAAGTCGTGTCAAAACGTCACGTGATGTTAGTCCAGACTCACGCCAATTCCTTACTAGTTAA
- the LOC105345677 gene encoding uncharacterized protein: MDAIVPDGFSSSYNRKSKKYKSDAIQAQLAKEHKLIDKGEHVSSREMGKDQERVRKCLEKLEHDRIKFCKDYKPSRGSSPFPNTDERDRSHSRGSFRPLSGYDVKSQSRSRRQLQEAGATSLDLKRPTSRRSLDQGKISADSGHDHPQDRQRSHSLSLPSPDKKKSHGLKGATSAVDKRLPDTPIPSIILTEEDCKQSSILFLSPTAKPNADILNNKQAPEKVGANKENRVPPNQDNHPSRSGYREHNPSPRENTKHDSQSRDHHGTKDHHVSSQGAHVKRAHQEDQQHGARAKHGHDHAGSRDHHPHGARPIPRDHHDSQSILPSHRDSRHGEHHADHHSHLHRESRRQSHILENRRYSMVGHNRKLAHENNMEEAQNLYELAIRSVADAHKHSPPTIHGRRGSVSGERRGSLPGERRGSVSLEKPSPLALPEHMPNLSMLDSSAMEDLEELLREVQIFRDRKIAEDEQGFCYMQSRHQRRRLEHIESILEKLSRHSTTKFDPKEMLACGYLRLSKYNVETLENMMRESGQDPGIHAHSDVTNYDLWADIRREKELEKASADVNSSSPTKKIKG; the protein is encoded by the exons ATGGATGCTATTGTTCCGGACGGGTTTTCCAGTAGTTACAATCGgaaatccaaaaaatataagAGTGATGCCATTCAGGCTCAGCTGGCCAAAGAACACAAACTGATCGACAAGGGAGAGCATGTGTCCTCCCGTGAAATGGG aaaagACCAGGAGAGGGTTAGAAAATGTCTGGAGAAATTGGAGCACGATAGAATCAAATTTTGCAAAGACTACAAGCCCAGTCGAggc AGTTCCCCATTTCCAAACACGGATGAGAGGGACAGATCCCATAG TCGCGGCAGCTTCCGACCCCTTAGCGGATATGACGTTAAAAGTCAATCCCGCAGCCGTCGTCAGCTACAGGAAGCTGGTGCTACCTCCTTGGATCTCAAGCGGCCCACTTCACGTAGATCCCTTGATCAGG GCAAGATTTCTGCAGACtcgggtcatgaccacccccagGACCGTCAGCGTAGTCACTCCCTGTCCCTGCCCAGTCCAG aCAAGAAAAAATCGCATGGGCTAAAAGGTGCAACATCTGCTGTGGATAAAA GACTGCCAGATACCCCCATTCCTTCCATTATTCTGACAGAGGAGGACTGCAAGCAGTCCAGCATCCTCTTCCTGTCCCCCACCGCTAAGCCGAACGCCGATATTCTGAATAACAAGCAAGCACCAGAGAAAGTGGGCGCTAACAAAGAAAATCGGGTACCACCAAATCAGGACAACCACCCGTCCCGTAGTGGCTACCGAGAACACAATCCTTCTCCTCGAGAGAATACAAAGCACGATTCTCAGTCACGTGATCATCATGGTACTAAAGACCATCACGTAAGTTCCCAAGGTGCACACGTAAAGCGTGCACACCAAGAGGATCAGCAACACGGAGCCCGAGCAAAGCACGGTCATGATCACGCTGGATCACGTGATCATCATCCCCATGGTGCCCGCCCTATCCCACGTGATCACCATGATTCACAAAGCATTCTTCCGTCTCATCGTGATTCCAGGCATGGTGAGCATCACGCTGACCACCACTCACATTTGCACAGAGAAAGCAGACGACAGAGTCACATTCTAGAGAACCGACGATATTCCATGGTGGGCCATAACCGGAAACTTGCTCACGAGAATAACATGGAGGAGGCGCAGAATCTGTACGAGCTGGCGATCCGATCGGTGGCGGATGCTCACAAACATTCCCCGCCGACTATTCACGGAAGACGGGGATCGGTATCCGGCGAAAGGCGCGGGTCACTGCCCGGGGAAAGGAGGGGATCCGTGTCCCTGGAAAAG ccctctccattGGCGCTTCCCGAACACATGCCTAATCTGAGTATGCTGGACAGTTCAGCGATGGAGGATCTCGAGGAACTTCTGCGGGAAGTGCAGATTTTCAGGGACAG GAAAATTGCCGAAGATGAACAAGGCTTTTGTTATATGCAAAGTCGTCACCAGAGAAGGCGACTAGAGCACATTGAGTCCATATTGGAGAAACTCAGCAGACATTCCACCACTAAATTTGATCCAAAGGAAATGTTGGCATGTGGCTACCTACGACTGTCCAAATACAACGTCGAAACGCTCGAGAATATGATGAGGGAGTCTGGTCAAGATCCGGGCATTCACGCGCATTCTGACGTCACTAATTACGATCTTTGGGCCGACATCAGACGCGAGAAAGAACTTGAAAAAGCTTCTGCTGATGTCAACTCATCATCTCCAACAAAGAAAATCAAGGGCTGA
- the LOC105345678 gene encoding steroid 17-alpha-hydroxylase/17,20 lyase, producing the protein MLLELIATFCFIVSCIPFLASAVWLTWSKRTRHIPRIPRRWPIVGNAFQLSMNQCHLVFTEWSKRYGAVFEVKLFNEKIVVLNDYNSIHEALVQAGATFAGRPKMHRTDQKQRYKKSIVWQTYTQKLVFLRKVVHKSLKMYGLGLLALEDVCRPELESLVNRIQQMESTAFDPSRIFFDSVGNVMLYFLVGLRFDPDGPEIETIRAMSKLFNETFGAGDGKRLDVMPWLRFGQNKETRRLETALNVRDRLWDNLAKQYGTFSEKSVIGHMQSLINENSDIDDDTAKECFTNLILAGVDTTATALTCLILILMQNQDLQTRMQEEINGVFPEGVFPSLSKRQQTPFTEAVILELLRYISHVPLAVPHSTLENAIICGYHIDANATIYINLWALHHDERIWPDPWKFDPGRFLDNDGAILSPLHPKRKRMLAFGAGRRVCLGESLAKNRLYLFVTALLQRLTFVPDDSEAVPDPDPRSYDLGLVLHPKPFKVKAIRRVHDP; encoded by the exons ATGTTACTCGAACTCATTGCGACTTTCTGCTTTATTGTTTCATGTATCCCTTTCCTCGCTTCTGCAGTTTGGCTTACTTGGTCAAAAAGAACGCGGCATATACCGCGCATCCCTCGTAGATGGCCTATCGTAGGTAATGCATTCCAGTTGTCCATGAACCAGTGTCATCTTGTTTTTACGGAGTGGTCGAAACGTTACGGAGCCGTGTTCGAAGTGAAACTATTCAACGAAAAGATCGTAGTTTTGAATGACTATAACAGTATTCACGAAGCCTTGGTGCAGGCCGGGGCCACTTTTGCTGGCCGACCGAAGATGCACCGTACAGACCAAAAGCAGAGGTACAAAAAGTCGATTGTTTGGCAAACCTACACTCAAAAGTTGGTCTTCTTGCGAAAAGTGGTACACAAATCGTTGAAGATGTACGGGCTCGGGCTTTTAGCGTTAGAAGATGTATGTAGGCCAGAACTGGAGTCATTGGTGAACCGAATTCAGCAAATGGAAAGCACGGCGTTTGACCCAAGTCGTATTTTCTTCGACTCTGTCGGCAACgtaatgttatatttt CTTGTTGGACTTCGCTTTGACCCTGACGGGCCGGAGATTGAGACCATCCGAGCCATGAGTAAACTATTCAACGAAACGTTCGGTGCAGGGGACGGAAAGCGTCTTGACGTCATGCCCTGGCTCAGGTTCGGGCAAAATAAAGAAACTCGGCGATTGGAGACAGCACTGAACGTCAGAGACCGATTGTGGGACAATCTTGCGAAACAGTATGGAACg tTTTCGGAAAAAAGCGTTATTGGTCACATGCAAAGTCTGATAAACGAAAACTCAGACATAGATGACGACACTGCTAAAGAATGCTTCACCAACTTAATTTTAGCAG GTGTTGACACGACAGCTACTGCCCTGACGTGTCTGATTTTGATCCTGATGCAGAATCAAGATCTGCAGACACGGATGCAGGAAGAGATCAATGGTGTTTTCCCGGAAGGTGTCTTTCCATCGCTTTCTAAACGCCAACAAACCCCGTTCACAGAGGCCGTTATTTTAGAACTTCTTCGTTATATTTCACATGTGCCCCTTGCGGTACCTCATTCTACTCTAGAGAACGCTATCATATGTGGATATCATATAGATGCAAATGCTacg aTTTACATAAACCTGTGGGCATTGCATCATGACGAACGTATTTGGCCCGATCCTTGGAAATTTGACCCAGGTCGTTTTCTTGACAACGACGGCGCAATTCTTAGTCCGTTGCATCCGAAAAGAAAAAG GATGCTTGCATTTGGAGCTGGACGAAGAGTATGTTTAGGAGAGTCGTTGGCCAAGAACCGTCTGTATTTGTTTGTGACCGCGCTACTACAGAGATTGACCTTTGTTCCGGACGATTCCGAGGCTGTGCCTGACCCTGACCCGCGCTCCTACGATCTCGGACTTGTACTGCATCCAAAGCCATTTAAAGTTAAGGCAATCAGACGGGTACATGATCCATGA
- the LOC105345679 gene encoding uncharacterized protein produces MGLCPICFERLKSPVCCVPCGHVFCNVCIHRWRTSRERPLRGVFFNYQSQETQSCPQCRTEIHNLQRVRFDDHEIQENDEAEIDPWEETDDYSTILKSVYNIWFRSDVRKACLSAQNKILAVPFVQKCWDVGKFCVGKVGTFVTDFRNVEGGHEVQMEWLKNQAKEVFVTVNNKIASHPKVETLKTQWSNYSEDSKRAILFLLVVTCVLTLADAQNAQGFLQSVVLPVLQAALSIILEIVAMLSYCITRPIACSLHCLMAIILMVLDMLGAIIRTPIVILEILLCLPYTMIMGLTLFLSNAVGTILRTVLPIGLLLYAFFPGVQQRVREIFAGLQQN; encoded by the exons ATGGGTCTCTGTCCCATATGCTTTGAAAGACTAAAATCTCCAGTGTGTTGTGTGCCATGCGGacatgtattttgtaatgtGTGTATCCATCGGTGGAGAACATCAAGGGAGCGCCCTCTGAGGGGAGTATTCTTTAATTATCAATCTCAGGAAACCCAGAGCTGTCCCCAATGTCGCACTGAAATCCACAACCTACAGAGAGTTAGATTTGATGACCATGAGATTCAAg AAAATGATGAAGCAGAAATTGATCCTTGGGAAGAAACTGATGACTATAGCACCATTCTGAAGTCTGTATATAATATATGGTTCAGGAGTGATGTACGCAAAGCTTGTCTATCTGCCCAAA ataaaatattAGCAGTTCCATTTGTCCAGAAATGTTGGGATGTTGGAAAATTTTGTGTTGGCAAAGTAGGAACATTTGTAACCGATTTCAGGAATGTAGAAG GTGGACATGAAGTACAAATGGAATGGCTAAAGAACCAGGCAAAAGAGGTTTTTGTCACAGTCAATAATAAAATAGCCAGTCACCCTAAAGTTG AAACTTTAAAAACACAATGGAGCAATTACAGCGAAGACTCAAAGAGAGCAATCTTGTTTCTGCTGGTGGTGACATGCGTGCTGACCCTGGCCGATGCCCAGAATGCTCAGGGCTTCCTGCAGTCGGTCGTCCTTCCTGTCCTCCAGGCAGCCTTATCCATCATACTGGAGATCGTAGCCATGCTCAGCTACTGTATAACGAGGCCTATCGCGTGTTCACTACACTGTTTGATGGCCATAATATTGATGGTGCTAGATATGTTAGGAGCAATCATACGCACTCCTATTGTTATCTTGGAAATTCTGTTATGCCTACCTTACACAATGATTATGGGACTTACTTTATTTCTGTCCAACGCTGTTGGCACTATTCTGCGTACTGTTTTACCCATTGGTCTTCTGCTGTATGCCTTCTTTCCAGGGGTACAGCAAAGGGTTAGAGAAATATTTGCAGGgttacaacaaaattaa
- the LOC105345680 gene encoding dynein regulatory complex subunit 4 gives MPPKKKSGKKGKKGKKSGKAKTPTVIDGIPTEEMTKEQLEEHVVRLREELDREREERNYFQLERDKVNTFWEITKRQLEERKAEIRNKDREMEDAEERHQVEIKVYKQKVKHLLFEHQNNISDLKADNVCALKLAQEDHREEEKKLRKDKRGLKVTLKEEELSHEDIIKNLKKKHDEQITQLRSDFERQAREIEAKYEKKMRTLRDELDLRRKTEIHEIEERKNGQINELMKTHEKAFTDIKNYYNDITLNNLSLINTLKEQVEESKKKYEHMEKDRAEVMAENKRLLEPLREAKEQVDLLKKQLANYEKDKETLRMTKARLKVTEEEQRALKWEHEVLEQRFEKTQDERDDLYRKFVKAIHEVQQKSNFKNLLLEKKLGALADTLEKKEAQLNEVLSASNLDPTALTVVTRKLEDVLDSKNSAIKDLQYELARVCKAHNDLLRTYEAKLTQFGIPTEELGFKPLESTVGGQALGQGPAGLVSAPS, from the exons ATG CCTCCCAAAAAGAAAAGTGGAAAGAAAGGGAAGAAGGGGAAAAAGTCAGGAAAGGCTAAGACCCCAACTGTCATCGATGGCATTCCAACAGAGGAGATGACTAAAGAACAG CTGGAAGAGCATGTGGTGCGTTTAAGAGAGGAATTAGATCGTGAAAGGGAAGAGAGAAACTATTTCCAATTAGAGAGAGACAAAGTAAACACTTTTTGGGAGATCACAAAGCGACAACTAGAGGAAAGGAAAGCAGAAATCAGAAACAAGGATAGAGAGATGGAAGATGCTGAAGAAAGACACCAAGTAGAAATTAAG GTCTATAAACAAAAAGTGAAGCACTTGCTGTTTGAGCATCAAAACAACATCTCTGACCTGAAGGCTGACAATGTGTGTGCCCTCAAACTTGCTCAGGAGGATCACAGGGAGGAGGAAAAGAAGCTGAGGAAAGACAAGCGAGGCCTCAAAGTCACCCTCAAAGAGGAGGAGCTGTCCCATGAGGACATcatcaaaaatctgaaaaag AAACATGATGAACAGATCACTCAGCTGAGGAGTGACTTTGAGAGACAGGCAAGAGAAATTGAAGCCAAATATGAGAAGAAGATGAGAACATTGAGAGATGAACTAGATCTTCGTCGCAAGACAGAAATCCATGAAATTGAAGAAAGGAAGAATGGCCAGATTAATGAACTTATGAAAACACATGAGAAGGCCTTTACAGACATCAAGAACTATTACAATGATATCACTCTCAATAACCTGTCTCTCATCAACACACTGAAG GAACAAGTTGAAGAATCTAAGAAGAAGTATGAACACATGGAGAAAGACAGAGCAGAAGTCATGGCTGAAAATAAACGATTACTGGAGCCACTCCGTGAGGCCAAAGAACAAGTGGACCTCTTGAAAAAACAATTAGCAAACTACGAGAAGGACAAAGAAACCCTCAGA ATGACAAAAGCCAGGCTAAAGGTAACAGAGGAGGAACAAAGGGCCCTCAAGTGGGAGCATGAGGTCTTGGAACAAAGGTTTGAAAAG aCTCAGGATGAGAGAGATGACCTGTACAGGAAGTTTGTGAAGGCCATCCATGAGGTGCAGCAGAAGAGTAACTTCAAGAATCTCCTTCTTGAGAAGAAACTGGGGGCACTTGCTGACACCCTGGAGAAGAAAGAGGCCCAACTCAATGAGGTCCTGTCCGCCTCCAACCTGGATCCCACAGCACTCACTGTTGTCACCAGGAAACTTGAG GATGTCCTTGATTCCAAGAACAGTGCTATCAAAGATCTACAATATGAGCTGGCTCGAGTCTGCAAA GCTCACAATGATCTACTGAGGACATATGAGGCCAAACTTACACAGTTTGGTATACCCACTGAAGAGCTTGGCTTTAAACCATTGGAAAGCACTGTAGGAGGTCAGGCTTTGGGACAGGGACCAGCAGGACTTGTATCAGCCCCCTCCTAG